Within Telopea speciosissima isolate NSW1024214 ecotype Mountain lineage chromosome 8, Tspe_v1, whole genome shotgun sequence, the genomic segment GTACATGTCGAAGATTCCACCAcctgaggaggaggaggaggataaAGGGAAATTTGTGGTTGCAGGTGAAGAAGGTAAGTGATGATGATCAGGAAAGATTGAAGCTGTTTGGTTCAGATTCTCTGTCTCCTTCACTACTTCTCTCTTCGCCATCTCatcatctatctatctatctatcttctTCTACAAACGATTAATCGCTAATTCTCTTCcattagctttttttttttttgtgtcgtTGCGTAGCTCTTACTCTTGTTGCtgcaagagaaaagagaaaaaaaagagagaagcagaagaagaagaaggaagagtgATACTGTTTGGCTTTTAATGTGTGAAAACGAGGAGGGAGAAAGTAGGAAAAAagcgggtttttttttttttgtggaaaacaGGTTGGATGGGTCGCCCACCGGTTTTTGACATTTTGACCGGTGTAACCAGTTAACTTGATGTACGGAACAACCCAAAGGGGACCAAGAGCCGGTGGCATTAAATGCAGGAAAAGGGCGAAACGAAGGGTTTTTTATTGGACAGGTTAACGGGACTCTATGTGAACGGGAGTACCTTACACGTGGGTTGATTACGGCGTAAAGCTGGGAAATCTCACCCATGTGCATGCGATTCCTCCAAAagattttttcctttcctttcctatCTTTCTTTTGCCCGGGGTTTTTCATTTTCCCATTTACTTATTAGCTTCCTTATTGGATACAACTCTTATTGTAGAATGACAATAATAACCCCTCCGTTTGGGTGTCAACGGATCTTTGTCCCCTTCAGTTCCTTGCCCGCCCAGTTttccagtgcctctaataaagaggggtgcaatgaccaccatacccctgcctgaacactcTACCCGGGTGAGGTTCACCCCCCTTATGACAGACTCTAGGGGAACTAGGCCAGGCAAGGAACTTgaggaaataattttttggttgTCAATTGCTTGGTCCTTATCGGTTGTGGTTGGACCGGATTTAATCGGTCTCAATCAATTTAAAGTCATGCACCATTACCACCTCGTTTAGTTATTTGCATCTCATAGGCCAGGCATGGGCACATTTAAATTCAATCAATCATTTATTGGACTATAATCAAAGTCAAGTTTATCTAGCAAACTAGTCTTTAAACAAGCTAATTaggctaatataaataaattataaatgaGTCATAAACAAGTTGATCGAGCTATAAACCAGCTAATTAGGCTATAAATGGACAATTACCGGTGTCAGTTAGTCCTGATTCATTACCCAAGGGCTATAATCCAAGCATCGTAAACGCCTAGATAATAATTGATCGATTTCAATTAGACCTACGATGCAAGACAAGTTCTTTTAatggaaaaagttttccttcatcacATCATTCTAAGATTCACAAATTCCTATAAGGTTTTAATATGTTTCCTAAAATAATATCTCAATTCCTTCTCATGTGCATCTGAAGCCCGTAGTGAATGAAACCCTTTCACTGTGGTTTAAGGCAAACTTGATCCTTTTTAGGGACTGGATTCAAGTCTTGGACCTGATCCATGGTGCCCATATGGGGTGGCCTGACCCAACCCGTAAGCAAGGGGAGGGAGCCCCTCCCTCTCCTCCTTTCCTATTTAGAGTGAAAGACTGCAACGGGTGGTACTTTAGGGTTTTGACTATGTATAGATGTTGTAACCTGAAGGCCTCATATCCTCATATCATTAATACTAGAAACCAAATTTTCCCTCTCTTTACTCTCCAAGTACTTGTGCTATTTGTGAGACTTTATCTCTTCCCAAGGATTTTGTAGTGTGAAGTTCTCTATAGAGAAATCTAACAAGATACTCGAACAATCGCAAAGAAGATTGTTCGAGTTCGTAAAGCTTGTAATTAAATCTGTACGAGATCCTCTTCTGCTGCGTTCCCATCTCTGTTCAAATAACACCCTAACAGttgatgatttatttacaaaagaaaaagaacgctaccttgGTGCGTACGATGCGCTGCTCATGCGTTCAAACACAAGGGCAGACAAAATAACCGCCACACCCCAAAAATTCCACCTCACCATAGAGGTGCTGGGATCTACACTCGCCCAAGTAGTGTTCTCTTtcagccctttttttttttttttttttccacttaaAAATAAGATTATATATTATAGATTACAATAAAATGATTTCAATCTTAAGTATTTCTTCCCCACAGCATCACTCACCACTACTTTCGGTCCATTTTACTTTTGTTGTCGATGATTCATACGTTAAGTTCGCGTGTACACGGTGAAGGGGATTTTAGTAATTTCAATAGATAATATCGACCTCCACAGAAATCAGAATAAgaaaagttaaaagaaaaagagaaaaccgGTAGTACTGATTCTGATTGGCCTCCTCTGCTCCTCATCTCCTGCTGTGGTATATTATTTTGCTTTTTCCCTTCCCTTAACGCGTATTAAGGCTTTATTATTTCTTTATCGCACGTGTGACTCTTGCTGGCACAATTACCGCGTCACCAACTCACAGATCGTTCACTCCTTCCCCGACAAGCTAACAAGCCCTAGAAGGCTAAAGCTTAGAACACACCCAACACCGTCAAATTCTACTTAAGCACCTACAAGCCACAATCAATCCCTGTCTTCTCTCGTAATGGCAAACAAATCCTAGTTTCAAACTTTGAAAGTGTCATATTATTCATAtttgctggaaaaaaaaattagttatcATATCTACATTCTAGAGTCTACACTATTAGGGGAGTGGAATCTAAGTGGAATCTAAGTTCCCTCCAATGACTTTTCCCACACTCCACATAGATGGTGGGAGATCGATTTTGATAGTTAAATGTTACTGGAGAGGATTCGGGTTCATGAGAGAGGAACAGACACTATTTGTGTGCGATAAATTAGCAAGTGGCACCAATAAAGGTGTGGGACATGGTATCATACAAGAAAGACATGGATCATttcaaaggaggagagagagagagagagagagagagagagagtatcatTAGTTAGTTTTCAATATCATATAAAACTTGGGAGAAACTTGTCTTAAAAATCGGCCTCTAAGATTTGAGAAGCCAAGATCATGTCAATTCACAAATCTTTTTATGAAATCGGTAtgattctttcttcttgttttttttgttgggtagaAAATTGATTGGTTCCAACCATCATATGATTGATTTAGGATCATAAAAAAATCATCATACTCATATGACTGATATGGGATCGTAATAAACCATCATATTTTTTAACTAATATTCATGTAATCCAGATAGTTTTTTTCTAGTAGCTTCTTGATGCCAGTTGTTTTCTAATAGCTTTATTTTGACATTAGatcaccttttttgtatgagGGTTGGGATAAAAAATCagctctttgtttttttgatcAAACGCACACACCAACTCGAAAGGGTTAACCAATCTTTCAAGTCAAatgcaaataaataaaaacacacACACTCCACCCACACCTGATGTGAGAATATAGTTGCTTTGATACAACTTATGCGAGGAGAGTGAACCCAAAACCATATCAATCCACATCAAATCTTTTTTATTGAATCATATTATGGTATGAATGATTAATCCATTCTCAATCACACGATTTAGATCTCTCTTCTCCAATAAACAACCAAGAGAATCGGAGATGGTAGGTAGTATATGATAGGTTATAGGAGCATGCCCTACCGTATCATttactttctctcttctttcacGTTATCATGACACACGCAGATACCATCATTACAATTATTAGGGTATCTCCTGGTCTTGTCTCTCTAGTCTCTACTGACTACAACTCTATCCCAAAGgagctttttggtaattttgaaaagggaaaataaaaaagatttgaGGGGTAGAATGGGAAAAGAAGCACCGAAATCGTCCaacaaattaataaatatatttttttaaatcattttcgTGAAACTAAAAACTCTCCGCAATACACGGACCGGGTCGCCATCGTCCCGGTATTCGAAGCCCGACCGTTTGGCCCGTCCAAACCACACACGTGTAACAGATTAATTCCCTTTCTTGAAATTCCCGTAATCAAATTAATGACGTCCACGTGTCCTATCAGACGGTTGTCTCCTTGTCTCTAGGTTTTCGAAGCACGTGCCGTTTAACGCGGTTTTGGTATATTCTACGATTGCTTGTAATACACGCTCTCGAGATCTTGTGTAGgaatattttatatttctttcaGTGAAAGTGGTGgggtatttttaattttaaaattttttaaaaatatattaaaaaattaaaataataatttttggTCCAAATTTCGACTCGTGAGTTTGCTTCTAAGATAAGTTTAGGAGCTTGAAAAgagacaaaaataaataaataaataaaatataaaaatgggGGTGGGAAGGGGCAAGAggggtttggttcggtttttaATTCCGTGGAAAAATTCAATTCAAAGGAGTCGCCATCTTCAGCTCTGCTCCGAGTCAAGTTTGGGACCAAAACCCAAGTTTTGACTACAGACATCAGTCTCCCCCTCCACCCTACCGGCCGTTCACCTTCCTGTGGGGTTTATCATGGATTtaagtatcagtatcatatcgtATTGTATCATACCGTATCGATAAAATCTAGAATCACTGGATTCTGATTTGTTAGTTGAAGCAGTCATTTCAAAAGCATCCATAGTGGAGCTAAGGAGATCTCATAGTTTCATATCCATCAGTTGCAATAAAATCCATCAAGAACATAGCCACATTAGCTCAGCCCATGGTgagttttcttggttttttcgAGTTCATTCTGTGATGTTAATCCTTCCAATCTCCTCAgacttttcctttttcatgaATCTTTGATACGCGAACATAAAATAATAGCTCTTTTTTCATTGATCAattttaaattataatttttgaCCAATAGTCAATACAGTGGCCAATCCCAAACTGTGACCCAAACCGACCAATATGTATCAATATCAGCCTTAGCCTGAGACCGATATTGTTATTGATACCGTGATGCAAAACCACGAGTTCTACTCAATACAGGtgatttttgtcattttacattTTTCTCTAGATAATCTAAGTAGTTACAATATAGTTACAATATAGTTTCATCTTGAAACTACTATTTAGTTATAGAGGTCAATTTGTGTTCCTCTCTTCAATAGAAGAAAACCTATTTATGCTTTAATCATAGCATGTGCTTCAAATAAAAATGGTGATTGCattttacctctctctctctctctctccattccaCAATTTGGTTTGGTTATGGGTTTAATTGACTTCTAAGGTCATAGCATGGTCCCCTTCCTATATTGAATGTTAAGAGCATGGCATatacccaaaaacaaaataaggattGAGTTTTTCCTCAAATCACGGTGAGGAAGGTTATCATTGGCCATGGATGGGTGTTTGGAAACCATGAATTAGGACCACCAATAACTAGAAAGAAACTAATAATGACCTTAGATTCATCAGTGTTTTTCTTCACCATGGGCGAAGAAAAATTCTCTATCAATCTaaataggcaaaagttttctttcactcaTCTCCATTGATGATGTGACCTGATGAGAAAGCCTCGATCTCCTAAACGACCTTGGTGTCGAATGCTCACCCGGGCTAGCCAAAGGGTTGTAGAAGAACTCAAATGTTAGAATCGTTTGTgagaaactataaaaaaaaaaaaaaaatgctctaATAAAGCGCAATAGAGCGAGAATACATATATAATAGTTTTTTGCTTCAGAGAGATTGAATTTTCGGTTCATCACTAATTTCCACACCCTATTTTTCATCGTCACCGATACTCTTCTTGGGTTCAATCAAAGGGTTTAATTGTCTATGATGAGGGTACCGATATCGATACCTAAGAACATATCTATTTGTGATAATAATGTTAAGAGAACCCAGATAACATATATAATATGTAAAGCTATGTTGAATTACATTTCATTTGGTAGATGTCTACTTAGTGATGAATGCTTTAACTCTATCTATCTTTTAATAAATAATGTCTTTAATTTCATTGTGGTTAGTTATAATTTTCTTTATAGATTAATGTCTTGTAGGGTGTTGACATCATTATCCACTAATGGAGGTAATTTAAACTAGTTTAGCCTACCTAGCTAGTTATATATATCCTTAGGAATTTAGATTAGGATATGGAAACTCTAAGTGAACAAAATATAATTATACCATCCAATCTTAGGGTAGTTTTAGTAGGAGTGTAGATTATATGATTAGAGTGTGATTAAAATATAAAGGAGGAGCTATCAGATCTAAATTATTGAGTCACCTAAGCATAGCTGCTGACTCAAACTTATCCTTTACCTCCCTCCCTGGTTATTAAGATTATATCTTTTTAAGTTGAGGGCTTTTGAGCAAGTGACATAAAGTAATGCACCAATGAGGTCTGACAAAATAGTTTCTTACATAAGAGGGCAGCAAGGTCATTCCAtgtgtggaggagagagatagggagCGAGGATGCTAGTGGACCGTGGAAGATACACTAgcaccttttctctctctttatttttcttctttcgatTTGAAATTACTTCTCTGCCCATTATGTATGAATTGATGGGCTCCCAAATACTAGTTGCTCAAGAACTTCTAGAAGCAATTTGGTTCTCCTCCGGCTGTGGCGGGAGCCGGAGgctccagcccagcaaaacaagaggtgtttgggtcatttcacagagGTTTCACAGGTGGGCTCctcttgtgaaatgaccaacaCCCCTCTAtttttgctgggttggatcctccagctcccgccacggttgGAGGAAACCCAAGTCCTTCTAGAAGAGGGACCAGGTGAGAGACGTATGAAACTTGAtgggaagggaaagagaaggacaGATAAATAATCATGGCCCATGCAAGTGAAGTTGTTATCCTGTGATTAAACTAATTAAGGGTAGTcaaattttatttctcattcAAACTTCAAAAGGGAATATAAAACTTCAAaagggtagagagagagagagagagagagagagagagagagagtgaggctTTTAAGGAAGGAAAGGGTCCCTACAGCACATGTGGGGCTGAAGTCAACAGCACAtgcttgagagttgagactttCAAGTGGGTGGGTGCCTTCCTTTACAATATATAATTTGCAGAAGGGGTCTGACCGTCTCTGGGCTggggagaaaggagaaaggaaggaaggaaggaaagaaaaaactaagctccagaagaagaagaaggtggtggtggtgaggaCAGTGGAGGGCGGAGAAGGTCAAATTGAAATGAAGACAAGAACAGAATAATTATAAGGATTCAAAATAATTAATGATGATAAGGTGATGAGGGAGGGAGAGGATAAATACAGATATGcagagggggtggggtggggtgaggACAAAATCATCAGAGCATCAATGACGTGCAAGTCTTTTGTTGTGACGTGTAGTTGGTATTGTTGTCTTTACACAGTGTACTACTATTACTACTactctattcttctttctttccctctttcctccttccttccttcagCCTCTCAATCAAGTGGTGACTGGGGATGGGATGTCATCAATAGTTAATTAGAGAAGGAATTTGAATGAATTTAATGGAagatagaaaaagagaaggagaatgagaaagGTCCAAACCTTTTTAATGTAATCCTAGTAAATAATAGTCTACCCTAGGGTGCAAGTTAGGCACTGACGGCCTGAGTTTACCCTGGCCCATCTTGAGTCCGAACAAGGTTTGGATTGAGATATTTTGGCCTTGAAGGTGCGTTATGGTTGAGAATTTCGAGTCTTGAGTCAGGGCTGGGCTGGATCAGGGTTGAGGCATCGGATTGATCCTGGCCCACTTGAACccgaccttgtcttcttcttctccttgttctttcttcttattcttcttttttctttttttttggttcttcttctatctgttcttgcttcttcttcttactaGCCTGGCCAGTCCACgcatctccctccccccccccccccccgatgttcagggtcaatcagggtcaacctAACTTGAGGATGGGTCATGGTCGGATTTTTCTGGTCCTGAGTCAGAGCTCGGTCGGGCCTAGGCCCAGCAAAGGGAACTCAaggttggactagggttttaaaaggcccggcccaacctgactctgttgcagccctagtctTCCCGACAAGGACTAGAGTTATGGATCCAAACGCCAAAGAGAACCCCCAAGTACTCCTTGTGCCGGGGTGTCAATCTGTCGGttcgattttttgttttttttgttttgttttttgtcaaGATGGAATTGATTTCTGGGTGAGAATGGAAGAATGCAAGACCAAATCAATAGCCCAACTTGTTTAACTGGGAGGATGTGGTGGGAATATTGTGGAACTGGGTCCCAGTGTAGTGGGTTGGGGAATAGGGATGAGATTTTTACTTGTCCCATTAATAGTAATCAAAGTCCCTTGTTTATTATGAGACTATATATAGCATAAGGGTGGGATTTTCAAGTGCCACATCAAAAGACCAAGTATTTAATGTTGTTCCCCGAGCTTTTGTAAATTCACTACTCCAAGTTAAATAAACAAgattggggtgggattttgaagtgccacattaGCACTTTCCCaccccaattctcccaccccacctaagtccaTGTCAAACAAACAGGTCCTAAGAAAAAGTTTGGTTGATTTCGATTTTGGTCTAGATTGAGTTTGATTTATTTCGATTTTTTCTTAtcgaatttttattttaatgaaaatatattAAGGAAAAGGAACAGACTATGGAGCAAAACCAAAGCGGCTAAACACAGGGGGATCTCCCAAATgaccaaaacaaaatacataacaTGATACATCAAAACCCTGATGGTTGTCGGGTTGTTATCGGTTTGATATTAGATTTGGTCTGGTTTAGTTTCGATTTGCCAACTATATATAATTACATAAGGGAAAAAGCAGGCTGCTCAGTCGCGTGGTTcttgcacccagacataggAGCACATGAAATGACCCTTTCAACTcctagtaaaataaaaaatcccgtTCATACAAATGCCCTTgcacgtgctctcattggctcctaCATTGGTGCAAGGGTTGCACGACTaggcaacgatctcttgccctatcgATTTGATCAAGTTTCAGCCCGATTTTCCTTGTTCAGTGTGATTTTGAGTCGATATACTTTTAGCCGGATCCATAATACCCCAAATCAAAGGTTGCTTTGGTTTGACTGAttcgatttagggtttgacacccctaccttgTGCCTTTCCTTGTCCATATGGAGTGCACGATTTAGGGTTTGACACCCTACCTTGTGCCTTTCCTTGTTCATATGGAGTTCAGTTGCAAGGTCAGTCTTTAGCCTCGAGCTTACCTGATCTACCAAAAGGTAGGGTTTAAACACACAGAATCCAATCCGGATTGGTCCCAACCAATTTGATTATCACTAAAAtcatgaaaccgtttaataaatgattcagttttggttttaaattgaGACCGCTTAGTTAACCAGTTAAAACCGAATCAAACCGTTTAAACCAATGGTAAACcaattaatatatacatagtaaGTTAAGTCATTCATGGTTAGAATAAACAATTATTGCAAGAATAAACAAATCCCACTAAAAAATTAATAGacattcaaatattttgaatagaaaataaaaaaatataaataactaTAACTTtacaattattaaaagaaaacatataataataattaagtCAATTCAATATTAGGTTTACatttatttcaataaaaaaaactatttgaataaaaaaaaaataataaaaaaaaccttaatTAAACCAACTAAAGCCATTTCAAATTGAGACTGAAATAAAACTATTGAAACCATTTACTAAACGGTTGGGTTTTAGTTTTACCTAAAAATAGCTTGCACCAAATCGAACCGAAACCGTTGAACACCCTTACCCCAACATTGGTGTTTCAATGCTCTTTAGAAATTTTCCGTGGAGATGTTAGATCAGACAAAATCAGGATCAACCAAAGCTTATAAACATGGAATTGGGTTCCGGATCAATCCCCATGCCATCCTAATTCCGATCCTGAGTAGATCCATAACCTTAATTTCATCACAAGGATCCTGATCGATTCATATCGATCAATATAATCACttctcagccttatcccaacaaaatggtacatagatccttaccctccaatcagcgaTTGGTCGATCTAATACCTATTCTTGGAACCCTGTTCGATGAAGGTTTAGTGGACTTACGGTCTTGACCCATACTGATACCTATATAAATCGGAAGTATCGAGTTGAtcggaccattttacccctaaaaaataaaaatatacagATACTACTTCTTGGACCATTTTAGCCTTCAATGATTCGAATACCAACTACCCGTGTCAATGTCGTATCtgatatcaaaaaaaaaaaacctaaatccATGGATCGGACGTTCGGACCAACCACGAGCGACCACGAGAAATAGGCAGAGCAGTGAAGGTACTCTCAGTACCCTGATAATGAGATGACCACTTTGATTGATACATATAATATTTACAGAATATGATTGATAATCGATAGTTTGACTTTCGGTGTGAATGGCAGATATCTTTAGTGGGACCCATCGAACGTTCTTTTACTTACTGGGGCAATCTTTGATGCGATTGCCTCCTGCTACTCCACTacttatttctatttctatttctatttttgttttctccacTTGTTTCTCTCAGACAACATAAAAACTGTTATATAACAACCAAGCAAAAACGCTTTTCTTATCAGCCCAAAGAGGCAATGCAATTGCAAGGACTGGGCATCTCACTGATATTTCCTCCCCAAGATACCCCATCATAACACCAATGATGATGCTAACACTAACACATTATAGTTTCAGGTTTTCACAGATGAAACTTCTGCTGCTGATCCCATCATCAGTTTCTCCACTGAAAACAAGATCTCAAACCCCTTCCAGAAAAACAAGAGCTTCCCCTCCAATTGGGACTATGTGATTCCGTCCAATTTAGAAGCTAACAGAACTCAATTCAATCATCTGTTGAACCTAGATGATCAAGGAGACCTAACAGTTAATGGTCAATGGAATTCAGTTCAAGCACAACCTAATATTTCAATACCAGTTTTATGTCACAATAGATCTATTCTATCCAATTAAAAAGAACTTGGGACAAGAAAACCACAGAATCCCCAGAGCCCAATTATCTGATTCTTTTGCAACAGACCAATCCcctctcccccccaccccccaaaaaaacgaAACAGACTTGAGACCCCATCTGATAAACATTTCGATCAACTTCATAAAAGGGGTAGATAGCAGAGAAAATGAGAACATAATGAAACTAACAAATTTTTGGCTTGGAAAATCCAAAAATGCCACCCGAAATGCATAGTTAGTAACAGTCTAGGTGAAGGAGAAGCTTCAGGACTCCTTTGGGGCAGCAGCTTGCTTACTTCTGCGCTGATGAACATCCCAATTATACACACGAGCAATTGTGACCTGATCAATTGCATTTACTTAGCCAGGAAATCTTACCAATATGTATATAACATCAAAGAGGCAAAAAACAAGGACATGCTTAACACTGAGCAATACCTGAGTTATTGTCACTTGATCTCTCACGAATTGTTGATCACCAACAAGGACTTCTAAACTAGCTCTAGCATTTTCTAAATTCTTTTGTAGAAGAGCAACAGCCTACACAAGTAAAGGAATTAGACTTGCTTCCTTAATGCTCAAAGGAGAGTCAAATAATATTTCAAGCTATGACTAACAACCTCTTCACATGAATACTCCAACATGACATTTGCTCCAAGCCATAGACAAACAGAATCAGTATCGTCGATACGTGCCCGAGAATATATGCCCTCTGATACTTCAAAATCGGTGATCAATGCCTGCATCAAAGGATGCAGAGCTCAGGGAAAACTTACAATGTGATAAAACATAAAGTAATGATGGGTTTAGCCAGTCTAAAATACACAATCTTGAACTTAACCATAAGCTCAAAGATCCTTGACAACAGATAAACAATAACCAAAATTGAACTCTTCTGTGATCTACTATTTACATCTGCCACCAAAAAAAATGCCCATACCAAATACGTGttcaataaa encodes:
- the LOC122670472 gene encoding probable prefoldin subunit 3, producing MASSSAVSERRGIPGASFVEDVQTYLTQSGLDANSALSFLQERLQQYKLVEMKLLAQQRDLQAKIPDIEKCLDIVATLQAQKGTGEALITDFEVSEGIYSRARIDDTDSVCLWLGANVMLEYSCEEAVALLQKNLENARASLEVLVGDQQFVRDQVTITQVTIARVYNWDVHQRRSKQAAAPKES